A stretch of DNA from Malus sylvestris chromosome 9, drMalSylv7.2, whole genome shotgun sequence:
atttttaattttgtgagTCAAAAATTATGCTGGTGATATAAATATCTACTTAGCATATAAGGGTTTCTTTAACTTCGTGTGATATACATGTCGAATTATCATACGTGCAGTACTGTATTTCGTACGAAACCCTTTTGTTTTATCAATTGCCTTATCTATAATGCCTAAATTTCAGCATATGgagttttttcaaatttttctttgCAGGCACTGGCCAGCATTCACGTGAAAAGCTAGAATTCAAGAACCGCCTATCAATAGCTCAAGGGGCCGCTAAAGGTGATCATCTGCAAAATCAGTGAGCATTTGTGGCTTTCCTGGTATCAGGTTTTCATCTCTTTAGACAAAAAATATTCGGTTATGAGTATTGGTCCGTCAAATTCTTTTGTCAGCAACTGTAGGACTTTCAGATGTTCTAAAGTTCCTGCTTCTTTATGTGAGAAGTCTGGAAGCAATGGTCTCCTATTTATTAGGACTCATTTAGCTCCTCTGTCTGCAGGTTTGGCTCATCTTCACTCTTTGAGTCCCCGTCTGGTGCACAAGGATTTTAAAACAGCCAATGTTCTTGTAGATGAAAACTTCATAGCTAAGGTTGCTGATGCGGGAATTCGCAATTTCCTGGGAAGAGTTGATATTGCAGGCTCGTCTTCTCAAGTGACTGCTGATGAGATGTTCCTTGCTCCAGAGTAAtagtctctccctctctctttgtttttgtttttctctctttGTTGGATAAGGTTGGGTgagggggtggggtggggtggggggttgAAGGGTATTGCTCTTAGTTCTCGGTGTTCTATATAACCATTCAAGTGAATGCTAAGAATAGTTGTCATTTTATCCAAATTTCTGTTTAATTTTGCAGGGTCAGAGAATTCAGACGATTTTCAGAAAAAAGTGACGTATATAGTTTTGGTGTATTCCTCCTGGAGTTAGTGAGCGGGCGAGAAGCAAGAGATTTTGCATCTTCTGACTCAAATCAGAACATGGTTGAATGGGTATGTGCTAGTGTGTCTTTACAACTGTTGGAATGCATTAGTCATATGATGGTATGCATTCAAATGTTTGCTTACATTGCCTTCTCTTCTCTATATCATATAGTGGAGGACCGGGAATGGTACACTAACTACTTGCTGTGGTGATTGTTTATACACAATATGATAGTTAAAAGTTTAATTGCTGCAACTTGCCAACATCACTGTTGAATCTTGAATACGTTTGTAATTTCTTGTTAATGTGTGAAAATCTTAAACTAAAGttgtttaattttgttgttgGGTCTTGTATAAAGGTGCAAAATATTCAAGAGGGCAGCAATGTATCGTGCATCATCGATGAGAGGTTGGGGAATAGCTTCACAGGTGAAGCTATGGAAGGGTTGATACAGTTGATCATGCGATGTGTGGAAGCTTTGAGTGAGAGGCGACCAAGCATGAGCAATGTGGTAACGGAGCTGGACCGGATAGTTGAGAAAGAGATGAGCTTGACAACAATCATGGGGGAAGGAACTTCTACAGTGATCCCGGGAAGTCAGTTATTTAaagcaacaaaataaaaagacatTGTGTGCGTATGGCATCGCATCCTCCAAATTATTAAAAACTTGGAGGAGTGATATTTGTGAaataggtgttttttttttcttctgtgaaaagaaaaaggaaattgttatattttttttaggtttCCTTTGCTTGCTGAAACATGAaacaagagaaagagaagagagaagagaagagataTATCAGCTGTTCGATGAGTGAATAaagcattatttttttatttgataacGTTTACACGATGATGAATGTAAGAGAAGTGTTTTTCTTGTTATATAAACCATTATTTATTGTTAATATAAATTGGAATTTGGATGTAGGTTTTGGGTTGCTGTTATATATGCATGTTCAACTGTTGCACTCTAAAAATTTAGATTGTTAATAGCAATTCTCGTCTACATACATATAACGGCATTTCAGCACTAGGTGAGGACAAGGCCTTTTCACTTTATGTATGATTGCGAGCGAGATTTTTAGGTTTGTGTCAGTTGGAGAAGAGGAAACTGCGATTCATTTCATTTcttgtaaatttgtaaatttgtaatacAGAGGTGACTGGAGAGGATGCTGCAATGTCTCTCTCTGAAATTATCGTCGTCGTCGTCACCCTCCTCAGCAGCAGCAGCGGCTCCCAATGGCAATACTCATTCTCATCCGCCTCCCCCGTCGCAAGGTATTGGTCTGGGTCTGGCTCAATTTTTGACAATTTGGTaattgaattcaattttttgaCGTAATTTCAGGAGGAACGAGCTCTGAGGCATCGCCCTCCGCCACTCTCACCCACGAGTACACCCGCGCCGTCCAAAGCCAATCCTACAATGAAATTTGGTCCAAGGTTCATCAGGTCCACGACCACCACCATGATCCTGGTCATGATGAGCTGCCGCTGGAGGAGGAGGACCACGACGAATCGGATAATGAAGAGAGCCGCCACCGCCGGAGTCAGAGGCAGCACCAGCTTCTGTTGGGGCGAGTGCTTCAGCCCAACCGAGAGTGCGTCCAAGAGGCGCTTCGCCTCGCCAANNNNNNNNNNNNNNNNNNNNNNNNNNNNNNNNNNNNNNNNNNNNNNNNNNNNNNNNNNNNNNNNNNNNNNNNNNNNNNNNNNNNNNNNNNNNNNNNNNNNNNNNNNNNNNNNNNNNNNNNNNNNNNNNNNNNNNNNNNNNNNNNNNNNNNNNNNNNNNNNNNNNNNNNNNNNNNNNNNNNNNNNNNNNNNNNNNNNNNNNCCTCGCCAAGCCCAACACCCTCACTCGCCTGGTCTCCGACTACTTCGACCAGAGCGAGAACACCACCCAAGCCTGCCTGCTGCTCCTCCACCGCAGCGTCTATCGAGCACGCGAGCTCTATGCTCCGCTCCACCAACTCCTCGATGCCGTCGTCCACTCTGACTCTGTGGAGTCGTCACTGAGCCTCAACCTCAGCCTAAGCCAGTCCCAGTGCCGTCGGGCCCTGGACGTCTTTCTTCAGTTCGACCTCCACGACAACCCCTTCCCTTCCCCTGACGACGCCGACTCCCCCAATTTGGACAACATGCGCCGTTGCTTCTCCCAGCTCAAGCTCCAGCTCGACAGCCGCCTCCGCTCCTCCCGCTCCAAAATCCGCCTCATTCGCCGCGCCACTCTTGCCTCCGCCCTCTGCTTCATTGGCACTGCCGTTGGAGTCGCCGTCTCTGCTGTGGCTGTCACAGTCCACGCTCTAACTGCCGCACTCGTCGTTGTTGCAGCGCCGCCTTTGTGCTGCACTGCCACTAGCACTGGCTCTGGCTCTGGCTCTGGTAGAAGCAGCAGTTGTTGCAATTGCAGCACCATGACTACCACTGAGAAGAAGGAAATTGCCAATATGAAGCAACTTGATGCTGCTGCCATGGGTACTTGTGTCCTCGACAATGACCTTGCCACCATTGACCGACTCGTTCGCCGCCTCCATGCCGCAGTGGAGGGGGACAAGCTTCTGGTTCGCCTGGGATTGGAGAGGGGATCTGTCAGTGGCACTGCGGTCGACAAGCATCCAATTCAGGAGGTGATGAAACAGCTGCACAAGAGCCACCCCAATTTCCTGCAACTTGTGGACGAACTTGAGGAGCATATATGCCTCTGCTTTAACACCGTCAACAGGTCCAGATCGCTGCTTTTCCAGCACATCAATACACTTTAATCTCTATCTACTGAGTAAGTGCTGGTAATTCCTATTTCCTATAACACATGTAGCAATGTGCCATCGTGCATCATTGCGTTGATACTTACCATCTTCTCTCGGCAGCATTGTTAACAGATGAGGGCAGTAAGATGCGTGAACGAGCCCACTCAGCAGCTGATTCCACCAATATATCATCAGCAAATTACAATCAGGGCTTGAGGCTTGGCTGGATACAAGTATGTATCAAGATTATCGTCTTGTTCAGAGTAAATATCTTCATTTGCATCTGCATCATCAAGTATGAGCCTGCCTGCTTATGTTTTGAACTTGTATTCTTGTGTCGATTCTTAAGGAGTAAAGATTTAGAACAATCTCTATACAGTCTATGCTTGTTAGGTTTTGCTATGTGCATCCGGAGATGTCCATTGTTTAGTGTTTATTCCAACTAATGAGTCTTATCAGCAATCATCATTGCTTGTATAATCTCGTCTCGTTGTTCATTTTATTATCGACTTGTACTCGTGGTGCCATCTATTAAATGTTGAATGGACGTTTTTGTTTAAGGGCTGGCTGGCTATTGCAAATTTATGCCAATCTGAATCTTTTTTTGTCTTACATAATACCTATGAAGGTGACAGCTTCTCATGGATGTATGATCCGGTCATCCTTCCAGTTCCAGGTGATAGCTTCATAGCTGATGACCATCAGGGCGATGTGCGATGTGCGATGTGAAATTGTGAATACCATTACTCACTCTAGCAGAGAGCTGACTTGAGAAAGAGAATAGTTGTTTGCCTCAGAAGAGTTAATTCAATCTTCTTGTGTTTTGTTGAGTTGACTTGAGTTGTTTGAAATGTGGATATATTTTACATGTTTATTTATTAAGAACATCTTTGATCATGCTCCATGGCCCTATTTTTGTTTATGTAAACTTGAACTAAAAGAAAAGAAGCAAAAGCAATTTAAACAAGTAAAATTTCCTTCGAAGACGGCCATCTAGGGCTCTATTTATTGGGAATTAACATACTGTGAGTAGGAAAAAGGGGGAAATTCTATTCCAAACAAGGAAATAAATATATGGAGTTGTTGTGAGCAGCAGAATATATCAAGCATTGGGCGTGGAATCTTGTTTTGCCTTAAGAACAACCTCCTCTGTGGTGGTGCCAATGATCTCGTTCGCACGTTTCAGTCCTACGCTGTTATATCGTCCAAGGGTATCCTAAATTCATTCATAGCCATAGCCATAGGCATGGGTAATTAATTAGAACGAGTCAGTAGTACTAGCACTACTAACGTTTGATCGTAAGCCTTACCCGAGTAACAATTCCCAGTTTCTCCAACTTCTGAACTGCATCGTCCACATCAAAATTACAGTCGTCGTTAAACTGTTCTTTGATTAGTTCCTCACACCGCTTGTCCAGATCCTGcaacacatacataaacatagcACTTCAATTCAACTTTGTTGCAATATTCTTATGATAGGAACAGGAAGAGATCCAATCCAAGAGGAGATGTATATGTCATACTAGTAAGGTAGCTTTCCCTTGTTCCATTAATATGTAAAATGAAATTATCACCTCCTTCACCTGCAAATACATTCAACAAGAATATTTTGTTACTGcaccaataaataaaaatacattaatGTCCAGTCCAACAACAATTCATCCGAAATTATCAGCCTTACTTCCTGTTGAATCACATCATCGCACAAGTGAAGGAGAGTACCCCGTCCGCTATCCAATTGTTTTTCATACATGGACTGTGTTATCAAGTTCTGATACTGAGCCAAGTTCTGCTGATAACTACACGTACGGTACGGTCATGCCGATGCATATTATTgatattgaaattgaaattgaaagaaaatgtgCCAACCCACCCAACCAACTTCAGGACATATGAATATTACAACAAAATACCTAACCTGAAGTATGTCTTAGCAAAGTAACCAATCACAGTGGAAATAATCGCAAAAATGACCCAAAGATCAATTTGAGGCATTTCGAGCGAAGTAACAACTGCAACCTGCCGTAACACAAACAAATGGTGATTACCATTAAGCTGCATTTTcacaatataaaagaaaaatgacaAGATTACTGTGCAGCAGCAATACAAACTTCATTGCTGCTATCAAGAAACTGACCAGCCCTACTACGGCAGAGCCAACGAACGTGAGCCAGTCCATTGGAGTTAATCCTGGGTTCTTCTTCTCAGGCTGTGTGAAAGACAAAAGGTTTCATTTCTTACTCCAGTGCATCATTTATACGCATGTTACTTCAACGGGAAAATATAAAGCACTGTACAAATGCCCTGAGGGAgacagtgagagagagagattctcACAAGAACAATCTCCATATCGGCCATTggaatgtttttaaaatgtttaACATATATTCCCCGCTCTTCATTATCTTCGGTACTTGCTCGCCTGAAGAGTCATAATTCTTCTTGTCAATAAATTACTTTTTCAAGGTCCTTTCGAAAAAGATTATGCAAAAGAAgatagttcataaaatagaaagtAGTACCTATAAACAACAATAATCCTATCAAAAGTTGGCTCTTGGATTGTGTTCTTGCACAGCAAATTTTGAATGCTGAAGGACACAGCATATATTTGTCATGAAGTGGAAATAACCAACATAAGATTGAATCGAAGGCATATATAATAGTCAACCTCAGTTCCATTTTTTCAATACGGATTCGTTCAACAAACAAGTCCTCTGGATCTTGGTCAGGGAGGCAAATATTATCATCCTTCTTTGGATCTATCTTGCACTGTGCCTCTTTCTTTTTCGAAAAGAACTTTTCTGTcctgcaagaacaaaataatcAACAAGATTCTATTTGCACAAAGATGTTTTGGTCAAGTGACTTGAAGTTGTTCAACTATGTTGgttggattaaaattattaatCATAACTAGTTTCTCTAGCTACAAATACGGAACATTCCATCCATGAATTAAGAAGAACTTAAAGCAACTTACTTGGTTAGTCTTAAAAGATATTTCCAGCAACGTGCAATGATCATGTCCACTTTCTCCATGATAAAGTAATCTGAAGTCTTATCAAGTCCAATGCCGCGTCGGAAGATGACGTACTGAAGCAAGATAACATCAAATGAGCCACTCGAATTTTAACAATGGATTTGAAACTTGCAGATGTTTGTTTGCAGTATTTGAAAATACCTTATCAGCAAAATCTGGAATGTTTGGGCAAGGATGCATGTTAAAGTATTTCCTCAAAAGTTTATTGTCAAGCTACGTAACATTTTGGGATCAGCAACCGAACGTGAAGATCGCATCGCATAAAAACCAAATTTCCAATGAAGCAATTTTGCTGAACTGAAACTAGTGATGAAAGGAAAACATTTTGGTGAGACGGTACAAACCTTAGATTCATCAACAACGATGGGAAGGTTTAGAAGATACTGCCCCGACTGCGCAACCTCAATTTCTTCGTTAGTCGCAATCTTGAAATTACTCTTTTCCATCACCTGTAAAAGGAGTTGGCAGTGCATAATTTGTATCATTTGAAGATTTCctgtttctttttctcttgTTCATTTTACTTGTATGGGGCGCCGGGGGTATAGAAATGAAAACAAGAATAAGAAGGGGAAGCACAGCAGCCATAGAATAGAACCTGAAACAAGTACTTGAGGAAGTTCTGTTCAAGTACATCAATTTCTTGAGGAGAAAGCTTCTGCTGCTCCAATTTCTGACTCCCATGGACAGGATCAAACAGGGAGTATAGTTGCTGTGTGTATAGAATTGACAAATACACAATGTCAAAGTTAAACAAAACTTGATGAGATATCGGaaataaataattgaaatttGGGACATGCATGAATAATATCTGGAAAAGAAAAGCGAAAAGATGATCCGGAGCATAGCATATTATTCGCATATGATATGCATACCATCAAATCctcaaattgaagaagatacCAAGCCCGAATTGTGTACTCAACTCTCTTACAGAGCTTGAGAAACTCAGCGCGATCAGAACTTTCCTCTAGAGAATATTTGAGAACCAGGTTCCAGTTAGCAAGAATAACAAAGACAGTCAAAGGCAATGGCATGATTAGATCATTACAAGTACAAAGTACAAACCGATGAGGTTAGCCAAGGTCATGAAGAGTTTGGGCTTGAGAACTTGAATGGCGGATTCACGCTCTAACCGAATCATGTCTTTCTTacccattttcctttttcttcttgttgagCCTTTGGCTTTGAGATTAATTCAGTTGTCTGTAACTCTCTGAGTCTAATAAGCCTAGCTATTACTTAGTTCCATTCATGCCTTTTCTTTCTCACaagcacagagagagagagagagagagagagagagagagagagagaaatgcaTGCATGCAGTTAATGAGAAGGGAAGAGAAAAGGAGGTAGGGAACGATCCCATCCAAGTGGTAACTGCCGCCACTTTTATCTCCGCAGCGACGGCTGACGACCCTGCAAACATTTGCCTTCCTACAATAGTGCGTCTTTAACGTCTCAAGTCTGATTTGGGGGATCCCCGTTGTTTTAGTAGCTCTCTCTTCTGCTCGACCCTCGCTCCATCTATCTTTTTCTGGTTGTCGTACTTGTTTACTTagcttccccccccccccccccccccaaccctaCTTCCACTAcatcctcttcttgtacgtaaCTTGCATTTATAATAAAACCATAACCTAAACCCTGCGAGTTTCAGAccacaaaattaaataaataattacgcAAAGTTTTGAGGTTAATGCAGGTtgattttttcggtttttttgtttttattttttatttttttgtttttgttttgtggaGGGGGTTGTTAATTTTCAACACGGAAGGAAACGCTATTAGACAGCATCCCCGTGCGTTCTGTGCCAAATTTTACAATGATCCAGTTGCTTGCGGGATTGCATTGCATTCCAAGAGCAACTGACCGTCTCCTCCTCATCATCTCCCATACATAGACAGAGGCACTGGCAAAAATTCAAATCCCGACATTCTCGATCATATTTCATTCAACCACATCTTCATTTTCAAGTCTTGTGTAAAACAAGGTTGCTCACCAAATGCCAATACTGCTGCTGCTGTTAGAAACAGTGTCGCCAGAAGGCACGATCCACCTACGAGACTCGTGTTTGATCATCTCAGCTCAGTGGATGATAACGGTGATGGGGCATACTCAAAACAGAAACGCTGCAAAACACTAACTTCGAAAGACGACGACGGTAAAAGCATTCAACATTTCATGAGAGGAAGAGAGTTTGGAAATGCCAGCCAACAAACAAAACCATGATATGCTAATATTCAAGCATTTGCCTCTACAGAAAACTTTAAAAGCCTCCAAAAaaatattccaagatatttctccataaacagagaataagaagaaaaaaggattcccaatgaaaaataaaattctaaacTACCAGCTAACAAATTTGAGATGCCAGGAATTGTCCAATAATCCCACGGTCTCCCCCCAACCCCTGCCTGCTGCTATCTGTCTCTGCCCCCATCTAACATATATGTACACGCTGTTGAGTTGGCCCTTGTATAGGTATGTACAAAGTCAAAAACCTATCTCCAACTCTGCACTTTCATCTACTGTAACCCTCACTTGTCACCATTTCCCGTTTACGTTATCATGCAAGAAAATTGTCTTACGGGTTCCATGACCTCAAGAATGGTTTACCCATTGGATCACGTAAACCAGAGTTCTGATGCGGTAAATTCATCCATTGCATATCATCATGCATCATGGGAGTGGCTGCTTCACGCCCACCCAAGTAATCAAGTTCAGGTCCTGCTTGTGGTACAACATTTCCGGACCTTGGAGTAACCCCACCCACCGTTCCATAGCTCCTAGAGGAAATGAACTGCTCAGCGGAGGCTACGGGATGATAAGGGCTACTTGATCGCAATTGGTTACAATGAGATAGAACACTGAATAAGCTTTGATCTGCGTTCGCTCCATTCCCAATGGTCTGACTTGTGGCACTAGTACCGCCAGAAAACCAATTATGACTCGACACTTCTCCACCATGTAAGTGAGATTGCTGAGGTCCTGGCATACGAACACTATTGACAGCCCAATCCTGCACTTCAACTGGAGCCGAATGTTCTGGCCTTGAAATTAAGTATCTACCTCCATCAGGGTAAATGTTCTCAGTTAATCTTGGTTGCATGTATACctcgctctctctcttctgCCCTTGCTCCAGAGGCAGTGACTGGTGTTGCTGCTCTTCAAAATGCGCTGAAAACTGACCATCACCTATAAACACATTGGCTGGTGGCTGGAAATCCAACCCTGTCTGTTTCTTCTCAGGATTGTAAGATAGCATGCTCTGGCCCTTAAAGAGAGATTGAAGCATTTCATTTTGATCTTGGTTTCGGTAAGAACTGAAGGAACCATTCTCGGACTGTATGTGCACTAAATCTTTCCCACTGTCTCTCACAGGCAAGTTGGACTCCATAGCACCTAAGCGTGTCTGCTGAACTTGATTAACTTGTAGATGTGCAAGCGATAACTCACTGGCAGATGAATATGCGTGACATGTGGTAGAATCATAGTAAGAATGTGGCACATTAACTGCCTTCCAGACATCTCCACTAGCACATAATTGTGCTCCCTCGTTTACTGGAGTATCTGCAGTATTCAGATTCTCCGTGTAATCAGGTACATTTGGAGGAAAATGATCAGATTCTATAATGATATGCTTTTCTGAATCATTATCCGACTCTGCACTGAAATGTTCATCTGAATCTATATCTGTGGGGTTGCACTCATGACCTCTAGTAAGCTTCTGTGGAGACTTGTCATCTTCTTCCATGTCTGTGGGGTTGCACTCGTCACCCTGTATGAAACCGGGTACAGACTTTTCATCATCTTCCATGTCTGTGGGGTTGCACTCATCACCATGTAGGAGGCTGGGTACAGACTTTTCATCATCTTCCATGGGAGATTGACAGTTTGTTGCTCCAATATCTATCTCATCCTGAAGCACATGTTCAAGGTTGTGATTGCCTTTGTCATCCTGAACACCCCATCACAAACAGCCCAAAAAATATCGCACAACAATGGAGACAGGTTCATTAAGAAACGGATGGCTATGACGTCCGctaaaacagaaaagaaaaaaaaaaggagggggGGGAGGAGATAAAGGCAGAATCACAAACCTCTATCAGAGACTTTAACCTCCTTTTCATGTCCTTCTCCAAAGACTTTGTCATTTGCCATCTGTGTAAATGCGTTTCTATCCAGTTTGCATAAGCTGCCGGGATATCTTTAATTGCCAATTGCAACCTGTATAAACAACACTATACTATGAGGAGGAAGACAATCAAATATAGAGTAAGATATATATTTCATTAGACACTAACCAGTGCTGATGCAACTTCTTCTGTTCTTCTTCCACAAAGACTTCATATGGTTGTACAACAAAGTTATCAAGGTTACCTAAAACCCGCTCGAGAGACATGGACTGAATGCTTTTGCCAGACTGCTTCAGGTTCTTAACAATTTCATACTGCTTCTTGCTAATCTGAAATAGTTAAAAGTACACATTCAGCAAGAGCCTCATTACAATTGGAATGTTATATATCATGACCCAGAGCAACAGGTATACAGAAAAAAGATGGCTGTGTGTGTGGGGAGAGACAGAAAGAGAAAGGAGTGTCTTGTCTATGTGTTGGTTTACTGGGCtcgaaaaataaaacaaagtatGGATGTTAATATCTGCTAGTTGCCAGCAGTTATGTAGGAAAAAAGTTAAAACCCATTCAAATAAACAACTTAGAGGCAATGAGTTCCAGACATAATTGTGTTCAAAACTTAACAACGTTTTTTCTACTTGAATTATTTGTCCTACTTAACAGGGAAACTGGGATGATTCTGTGTCTCTGCTCAGAAGCCATTAAGGTATGTGTCTGGCCATTTAAGTTTAACACACGAGCACTGATCCTAAAACTCAAGCCTGAGAGGTGACTGTTTAGGTTACGCAGACTTACATAATCCATCCATAATTTTATTTCGTTTCAGAATTACCAAATGAACACCAACCTTAACATACGACATGTATTTAGCACCATCGCTACTGTGGATATTGCGCTTGTGTAGATTGTCTCCTTTTTTGGATCTTGCTCCTGCATTAAGTGCTCCATCTGGTGTAACCCACAAATTTCTACCTTTGTCCTTTAGGAAGCCTTTCTCACGGATCCTGACACAATAATAACTTATAGATCTCATGCACGTCCAAAGTAGATTGATATATAAATGTGGCAAAAATTATCAAACGTCAACTGAACATACAGTAAGTAGCCATAGCCAAGTACATTTATAATTTAAGAAAACTAAAATGAACCTGGAGCACATAGGTGCTCTGGTAGGACTAAATGTGGATAGCTGAATTACCTGTTCTGAAATTCTCCTCCCTTGTTCACTGAGGAAATCTGGTTATCACTACTGCATGCTTTCTCCCAAGAACAAGATTCAGATGTAACCATGGCATTTTCCTCAAGATCATGCAATCTGGATTCATTTGCATGTGAAAAAATTGGTTTCTCAACATCAATTCTTAACCTGCATAAAGTATAACCCCCATGAGAATAGCACCCAAAGTCTCCAAGCAGTCTGTCAAATGACTAAATGAAAGGAAAAACACAATTTGAAGAAGAATTCCTCCTCCTTATAAATTGGTACTTGGTTGAGCATCAAAGGGAAGGTTTGGCATTCATTAAGCTCATAAttatgagatgaaaaaaaagaagaaaatacagTGAGCATCAACCTCCACATATTCTGCACAATTTCCTTTTCAGGATCCTTACAGCTTGCGCATCTCTCCTTCAACTTCTGTAAATATGCAATCATACTGCCACAAAAACCATAAAAAGGATTGTGACAGTATGTTTTAGCACAAGAGAGCCTTTCGAAAACAGTATTAAATGTATTACAGAAAAAAGTGGAAAAGCGTAACGTACTCATTATGGTACATCTGCAACTCATTGTAGAATGTTTTCTTATCAGTTATTAGATATTGTTCCCTACGAAGTATGGCATCAGGATGGAAATCACCTGAGCAAAGTGCAGCACCCCTGAAAGCATATATCTCAATTAAAATCATTGGTACACTATGGtcttaaattattattaataaaagaAGCTACTATTTAAAACTCACAAAGCTACAAtaacttctttcttttctttcatgttAGAAATTAGAATCATCTAAAAGTGATACCTAGTACATGCACAACATAcaatgtgtgaaaaaaaaaatttaacagaaaagtttcttgttttaaattttCTGATCAAACAAATGGAACAGTAAAAATTTGATGTAACAAACTTTTCCCAACCACTTGAAACCCATTTTCTTACAAGAAACATGAactaatttaaattttgattagTCTACAAAAAGCAATATTCAGCAGTGCCGCATTTATTTACtcttaaaaatataaaacaaactaaattaatggaaaagaggaggaaagggactgCATCAAtacaagtat
This window harbors:
- the LOC126634536 gene encoding uncharacterized protein LOC126634536 isoform X1: MAADQWRKGCNSREQHKAKKKNIGLLQDDSDVNSHISLEWDGNQNMVVAKRDQIGISRRNLKPFFDFAFNSVNTLADVFAVPEGIYDLENLEDVLSYEVWNTHLSENEKNHLMELLPSRQEAEEVVQALLAGDCFDFGNPLLKWGAALCSGDFHPDAILRREQYLITDKKTFYNELQMYHNDMIAYLQKLKERCASCKDPEKEIVQNMWRLRIDVEKPIFSHANESRLHDLEENAMVTSESCSWEKACSSDNQISSVNKGGEFQNRIREKGFLKDKGRNLWVTPDGALNAGARSKKGDNLHKRNIHSSDGAKYMSYVKISKKQYEIVKNLKQSGKSIQSMSLERVLGNLDNFVVQPYEVFVEEEQKKLHQHWLQLAIKDIPAAYANWIETHLHRWQMTKSLEKDMKRRLKSLIEDDKGNHNLEHVLQDEIDIGATNCQSPMEDDEKSVPSLLHGDECNPTDMEDDEKSVPGFIQGDECNPTDMEEDDKSPQKLTRGHECNPTDIDSDEHFSAESDNDSEKHIIIESDHFPPNVPDYTENLNTADTPVNEGAQLCASGDVWKAVNVPHSYYDSTTCHAYSSASELSLAHLQVNQVQQTRLGAMESNLPVRDSGKDLVHIQSENGSFSSYRNQDQNEMLQSLFKGQSMLSYNPEKKQTGLDFQPPANVFIGDGQFSAHFEEQQHQSLPLEQGQKRESEVYMQPRLTENIYPDGGRYLISRPEHSAPVEVQDWAVNSVRMPGPQQSHLHGGEVSSHNWFSGGTSATSQTIGNGANADQSLFSVLSHCNQLRSSSPYHPVASAEQFISSRSYGTVGGVTPRSGNVVPQAGPELDYLGGREAATPMMHDDMQWMNLPHQNSGLRDPMGKPFLRSWNP
- the LOC126634536 gene encoding uncharacterized protein LOC126634536 isoform X2 — its product is MAADQWRKGCNSREQHKAKKKNIGLLQDDSDVNSHISLEWDGNQNMVVAKRDQIGISRRNLKPFFDFAFNSVNTLADVFAVPEGIYDLENLEDVLSYEVWNTHLSENEKNHLMELLPSRQEAEEVVQALLAGDCFDFGNPLLKWGAALCSGDFHPDAILRREQYLITDKKTFYNELQMYHNDMIAYLQKLKERCASCKDPEKEIVQNMWRLRIDVEKPIFSHANESRLHDLEENAMVTSESCSWEKACSSDNQISSVNKGGEFQNRIREKGFLKDKGRNLWVTPDGALNAGARSKKGDNLHKRNIHSSDGAKYMSYVKISKKQYEIVKNLKQSGKSIQSMSLERVLGNLDNFVVQPYEVFVEEEQKKLHQHWLQLAIKDIPAAYANWIETHLHRWQMTKSLEKDMKRRLKSLIEDEIDIGATNCQSPMEDDEKSVPSLLHGDECNPTDMEDDEKSVPGFIQGDECNPTDMEEDDKSPQKLTRGHECNPTDIDSDEHFSAESDNDSEKHIIIESDHFPPNVPDYTENLNTADTPVNEGAQLCASGDVWKAVNVPHSYYDSTTCHAYSSASELSLAHLQVNQVQQTRLGAMESNLPVRDSGKDLVHIQSENGSFSSYRNQDQNEMLQSLFKGQSMLSYNPEKKQTGLDFQPPANVFIGDGQFSAHFEEQQHQSLPLEQGQKRESEVYMQPRLTENIYPDGGRYLISRPEHSAPVEVQDWAVNSVRMPGPQQSHLHGGEVSSHNWFSGGTSATSQTIGNGANADQSLFSVLSHCNQLRSSSPYHPVASAEQFISSRSYGTVGGVTPRSGNVVPQAGPELDYLGGREAATPMMHDDMQWMNLPHQNSGLRDPMGKPFLRSWNP